Part of the Lolium rigidum isolate FL_2022 chromosome 6, APGP_CSIRO_Lrig_0.1, whole genome shotgun sequence genome, atttccgatatgtggtgcattacggtataagatcagaaaagatgaccctggtgatgttgagggtgagccacccaggaagagggttcctgcgaaggtgatgtggtatgctccaataataccacggttgaaacgtttgttcagaaacaaagagcatgccaagttgttgcgatggcacatggaagaacgtaagaaagacgcgatgttgaggcaccccgctgatggtcggcagtggagaaacatcgggagagagttcccggattttgcaggtgaggcaaataacttatactttggtctaagtacagatggcatgaatccttttggggagcagagctgcagtcacagcacctggcccgtgactctatgtatctacaaccttcctccttggttgtgcatgaagcagaagtttattatgatgccagtgcttatccaaggcctaaagcaaccgggcaacgacattgatgtgtacctgaggccattagtcgatgaatttttggagttgtgggccaaaccaggtgtacgtgtgtgggatgagcacaccgagcaagaatttgacctacgagcgttgctattcgtaaccatcaatgattggcctgctcttagtaacatttcaggacagacgaacaaaggatacaatgcatgcacacactgtttagatgagactgaaagtaaatatttggaaaaaagcagaaaagttgtgtacccgttcaatcgtcgtttccttccgcgcaagcatcccttaaggaaaaaaggcaagcatttagaTGGCGAGgctgaccgccgtccgaagcatgtcccccgtagtggtgctctgTTTACAGAGGCGAAAGTCCCCTGGATGATTCTTGAGGCTAGGCTGCATCTTGAGATAGACTAATTAAATGATTCTATAGTTTACAGAGTTCGGTTGGCGGCTCCAACCATGCGGCCCAAGGTGAATTGGAAATCACGCCGACGCCTCGTACGTCAGCTCAGCAAAGCACGAACATTGGGAACCAACGCGCGTTGTTCCAGGTTAGTTCTCCTAAATTGGTGACTCACACGCTTCTAAGTTTAGCCTCACTCGCTCTAGTCTTCAAACTCATCAAAATTGCAACTTCTCAAACATATATGACTTGTCAATCTCACTTTATTGTCCAAACTTGTCAAAATTGCAACTTGTAAAAAATATATGATGTGCCAATCTCACAATGCCCTCTTGATTTGAAACTTGTAGGATGTGCAACATGATGCCCCTTGATCATCGCCGGCGTGGCCAACATGTAGAGCCCTTCATCATcaaggttttcatgtgtttgcggTGGACATGTGGCTAGCTTTGCCTTATCTATATGGTGTTTATGTACTTTGCACTATGGATATGTAACCACTATGGACTATATGACTTCTTTGAACATTTGATGGATTATGTGACTTGTATGGACATTTGATGAACTATGTGACTTCTATGTGACTTGTATGAACATTTGATGAACTATGTGACTTCTAtggacatttgatgatccattttgTTGTTATTTATGTGGTTATGATGATATGGTGACACCGGCTATGATGATATAGGGATATATGATGATATTTGTGAGTTTTAAACTGTTATATGTATATTTATTGCTTTCTATGCAGGGATTAAAAGGAAACAATCGAAAAAAAAACTGGGTGTGCCCTTTGCCGTGTGATCTTTCCCATgtgcatgcacacggcaaagagcaCACGTGGCAGCAGCCTGTGCATCCGGGGTGACCATTTGGTCAGGCCAAATGACCTTTGCCGTGCTCCCTAGTTtggtggcacacggcaaagagggaGGGCATTTGCCGTGTTCCCTTGTCGGTGGCACACGACAAAGAAAGGGAAAGGGGGTGGGGCCGGTGGGCCGTGTCGTTTCTTCGCCGTGCTCGTCTCACGgtgtggcacacggcaaagaaaagctTTTGCGGTGGTCCTTGATGGAAGACACACGGTGAATGTTTGAATATTTGTCGTGTTCTCTGTTTGGATGCACACGGCAAAAACCATCTGACGTGGCGCCGTCTGTTAAGTCTGGATTCCGTCAACTGTATTTTTGCCGTGCTCCTGGGTggaaggcacacggcaaaggctttgccgtgttcCGCGCAgaaaggcacacggcaaagatccTTTGCCGTGCTGTTTTTCGCCGTGTGGACTTTACCGTGTTCCGCCACACGGCAAGAGCTTTGCCGTGTTCCGAAGGGGCTTTGCCGCGTATTTGGCCAACACGGCAAATCTGTGTTTTCCCGTAGTGAGTATTTTAAACTTATAATCCATAGTCCTTAACCAACAGCTGAATATATTACCAACACTACATGAAGGGTATAAAAAGCCACGGCACACACGACACCATCAATGCCCTTGCGCGGTAGGCCGATGCCACCCACTCGAATGCCAAAGTGAGGCGGTTAACGTGACTCATAAGGCCATATTGGCGTCAAAGAAGAGGATGAGCAGAAGCCGAAGTGGGGTGCATGGGCCCAAGGAAAACTGGCATCGACGCGCATGTTGTCACAGCCTTGTTCACAATTGTTACAAAACCATGCAATAAAAGTAAATCAAacaaagaacaagaacaaaaaatttacgtggaaaacccaaacgggaaaaaccacgaaacgcacggcggcgctctcagtataattggaggagtattacaatacaTGAGAGAACCCATCCTCTATATGCTATCAATATGTGTAACTTTTTCTCATCTATTATATGACTACCTAaaactatgtatatatatatatatgtatatatatatatacatatatatatacatgggcaaacaattctctttcttgacggACATGAAATAGAGTTGTATATGTGTGCTACGTGTAGCACGATTGACACGCGTTGTCCATTAGGACTCCTTCCATAGCACAATAGGTAAATAGATTTCGGATCATATTCAACAATGACGACGCGATTGGAGCCCAAATTTAGGTCGCAAATAGGTCAATGCGAACAGCTTGCGTCGAGCCGCTGGGCTGGAGTTTTTCTCTCAAAGTGTCCAACCAAACAGAAAcgagttggtttgtttttgtcggACCGTTGAAGATGTGCTAAGAGGCACATGATAAAGACTCTTTTTGGTCCGTTCAATTCTCGTGCTAAAGCAAAGATGGCCACGTACTTATGCTTTGGATAGCCCTAAAACTTGTAGCTATCTTTTGATGGTAGCGTAAAGCACGAAGACCAGGGAAGAATGGATCGCCAAGAGAGCCAGGCCACCTCGTTTTCAAATTTGTAATTCGAAATGCCTCGAGACCATCGAAAGCCAAAAGATGAAACCATTGGACCTCACCTTTAGCAAAGACCGAGTCCCAGGGTACCTCTATTTTGCTAGCTGGATAATTTGGAAAGCTTATACGCCGATCAAGCAAAGACTTGTTCAAGTCGCTTCCCAAACAAGCAATGTCCAGTTATGTACCGAGTACCAGCATTACGAACACGCCATAACGGAATCATCAGCCACAAGGCGATCGCGGAGCAAGAAACGAACAAAGTGGCCGGGATGAACGGAACAACACGAAAAGCTATACACTGGTGCACAAACGGCAGCCGAAGTCCGCAGGATTCGAGCACACGACGCGGCCGATCGAAGCTTTCCCGTCGGTTGGCTGGTGCATCGATCACTCCGGGATGGCGACGAGCATCGGCCGCCACTGCCGCCGCATCATGAGCCGCCGCCGGAACCCGCCGAAGACAAACCGCCGGTACTGCtgcatggccgcgccgccagcacGCGCCGACGACGACACGGCCAGCGTGGCCTCCGGGCGAGCCACGTCCGCCGGCTGCCGTTGCCGGTGGTCAGGCAGCAGGACGTGCTGCACATCTTTCTTCACGCTGGCATGGATCCCGGCGCCGTCCGACCCCAGGAGTTCCTCCAGGGAGCCGCTTCTGCCGAGGAGGCTGCTCTTCTCTCCGCCGTCGTCTCCTCCGTCTCCGGCGGCCGCACCGGAAGTTGTTCTGTGCGGCTTGCTGCCGCGGCAGAGCATCCGGCGCACCAGCAGCCACAAGCTCTTGGCCCTCGGCTTGTGCGTTGTCGACCCGGCGGCCATATCCCTGCCGTTCCGGTGCAGTGCACTGCAGCCTCTCCCACTACTGATCTCTATCTAGCTCTGGTTCTGAGCCTGGGATATGACAGTGGGATTGGTTATATACTTGCGCGGCCTCTCATGGTCCGGTTAGCGGCGCCTGAGCTGCTACCGGCGGTCGCTGCTGCTTTGGAGACCTACGACCTGGGATTCTGGAGACGATCCTGAAATAATGGTGCTTTGCGCTTTGGACTGGACTCGAGGCTGCTACTATAAAAACATTGGAGCGGGAGGAGGTCTAACCACCGAACATTCTTGGATTTCTTTTGTTTACGTGCGAGGGCCGCCAATGCACGACGCGGCGCCAGATGGAGGCCTGCAGACTAGCGCCGGAGGCTGTCTGCCCAATGGACAAAAGAAAAAGGGTATTGGCATGTGGCAGCATCAGCATCGGTGTCGCCGTCAGGGTGCTAGAGGACGCGAGAATTTCGGTGCCGCAAGAGGCCAAGGACCAGCGCGTACTCTGCATGCTGTTCTATGTATGGTAGTGTGGGATTTGGATATGTGCTTGTCCCCCTGGGATCCCAGTTGGAGAGAGGCCAAATCTGTGGATTAGTTTATGGGATTATGTATGGTCAGGGCATTTGATTTGATTGATGCGTTCAGTGGAGGAAGAAGCAGTCAGTTCAGGCTAAGCATGTACTGATGTTCTCTGTTTAATTTCAGAAAGTTCAGAAACTGGACATCAACATATATAGATGCGCCTGCAAGAGCGCATTTTACAAGccgtatttttttttgaaaaaggggAGCAAAAAGCTTTTTGCCAATCTAATAATTAAGAAGAATAATTTGACAA contains:
- the LOC124666392 gene encoding uncharacterized protein LOC124666392, whose product is MAAGSTTHKPRAKSLWLLVRRMLCRGSKPHRTTSGAAAGDGGDDGGEKSSLLGRSGSLEELLGSDGAGIHASVKKDVQHVLLPDHRQRQPADVARPEATLAVSSSARAGGAAMQQYRRFVFGGFRRRLMMRRQWRPMLVAIPE